Below is a window of Humulus lupulus chromosome 9, drHumLupu1.1, whole genome shotgun sequence DNA.
GAAGTCGTTTATTAAAGTTCAGGTCCTTATGGAACAACAACAACTGGTTCACTGTTTAGTTAAACTTACAAGCATGTAGATGGATATTTTGGTCACTTTTGTTTATGGTCTCAACACTATGGATGAGAGATTGGAGATGTGGAGGGGTCTTTCTTGTATTCATGTTCTGAACAAGCCTTGGTTGATTGTGGGAGATTTTAATGCTATGTTTAATTTCGATGATAGAGCGGGAGGCAGGACAATAAGTGCTGTTGAGATTCTTGATTCTAATGCTTGGCTTGCCCATTCTCAGTTGGCTTCACTCAAGAGAATTGGTTCTAATTTCACCTGGTCCAATAAGCAGGATGGAGGGGATAGGGTTTACTCGAAAATTGATCATGTGTTCATTAATGAAGATTGGATAGATGCATTGCCTTACTCTATTGCAGACTTCCAATGGGATGCCCATTTGGATCACTGTTATTGCCTCATCAAAACTCTCAAACTTGGTAATCTAGGCATTAAGCCATTTCGGTTCTTTAATTTCTGGATTACTCACAGGGGGTTTAAGGAGGTGGTTTTAGATAGTTGGAATAAACCTATGGTAATGAGGGGTCTGCTGGGTGTGACTAAAAAGCTGCTTTGGGTAAAGCATATTTTGAAAGCTTTTAATAGGGAGGAAATTGGAGATGTTGAGCAGGGATATCATCAAGCAAAAGGTGACTATCAACTGGCACTTACTAGAGCTTAAGCTTCACCAACAGATATTGCTGCTCAGAAGGCCGAAAAAATAGCAACAGTTCGATATCAAGATCACTCTGCTAGGTACATAAGTTTTTTGATCCAACGAAGCAAAATTACTTGGTTGCAGAAGGGTGATGATAATAACTCATACTTTCATACGTGCATTAAAAAAATAAGGGAGGAGAACTGTATTGTTTCCTTTCTGAATGAGCAGGGGGTCGTTATTGATGATTACAACGAAGTGGTTCATCATTTCTTGGACCATTTCAGAGGTTATATGGGAAGCTCTAGTTCAGCCAATGGTTCTTTTAATTCTCAGTGTATAGAGCTGGGTCATTTTCTGGATATTGAGATGCAGCTGAGTTTGACTAAGGAATTTAGGAAATCTGATGTCAAGAAGGCTCTCTTTAGCATTCCGAGCACAAAAAGTCCAGGGTTGGATGGATATGGTTATGAGTTTTACAAGGGAATGTGGCAGAATATAGGGGATGACATATCAGAGGCTATCCTTGAGTTCTTTCATTATGGGCAGCTCCTTGCAAAGCTTAATGAAACAGCTCTTGCTCTGGTCCCTAAAACTGAAATGCCTAGTAGGGCGGTTGACTACAGGCCCATAGCGTGCTGCAACACTTTATATAAGTGCatttaaaaaatgatatgtaGTAGACTCTCGGAAGTTCTACCTAATCTGATAAGTCAAAATCAAGGTGCCTTTGCTAAAGGGAGATTTCTAGCTCATAATATTCTTATTTTTCAAGATTTGATCAAGAATTACAATAGAAGGAATACTTCCCCGAGGTGTGCTTTGAACATAGACTTGAGTAAGGCCTATGACACAGTAGACTGGTGCTTTTTGGAGAAGTTGTTAATCTATCTTAGATTTCCTACCCGATTCATTCATTGGTTGATGGTGTGTCTCCGTGGCACTTCGTATGTTCTTATGTTGAATGGAAGAGTGCAGGGGGGTTTTCGGGGAGTTAAGGGTCTTCGCCAATGAGACCCTATCTCACCATTACTATTTGTCTTGGTTATGGAATATCTCACTCGGCTGCTTCAACTAGGGGCTCAGCTAAAAGATTTCAGATATCACCTTATGTGTAAAAGCCTTAAGGTTCTTAATCTCTTGCTGATGACTTAGTGATTTTTTGCAAAGCTAACAGCGGCTCAGCCTAGGTTGTTAAACAAGTTTTTGAGGATTTCTGCAATAGTACAGGATTGAAGGCTAATATTAGTAAATCTCAGGTGTTTTTTGGAGGTGTTTCGGCTGTTGTTAAGGACCAGTTACTTCGGATTTTGTAGCTAGAAGAGGGAACCTTTCCTCTTAAGTATCTGGGAATTCCTATAAGGCCAACATAATGGAAAATGGCAGATTGTGGTGAGATTCTTAAAAATATTAAACTAAGGCTTCACACTTGGGATAGTAGACATCTATCTTATGCAGGGCGGACTCAACTCATCACATCTGTTCTATTGGGATTACGAAACTACTAGATGAACATCTTCTTGCTCCCTCAAAGCATTTTCAAAGAGGTAGATAAGCTATGCTTGTGGTTTCTGTGGGGCAACAATGGTACCAGGAGTAATTTTCATCTCACCCCCTGGTCCACTGTCTGTTTGCCGAAAAGATTTGGAGGTTTGGGTTTCGGTGAATGAGCTAAGTGGAATAAGGAAATGCTTGCCAAATATGTCTGGGCTATTAGTCACCAACCAGAGACCCTATGGGTGAAATGGATTAACACTGTGTACTTAACGGGTCAAAGTTTGTGGCAGTACCAACTTAAGGTGGATTCGAGTTGGTATTGACACAAAATGTGTCACATTCGTGATATTTTTTCTCAAAAGGATATTGATGAAGCTGGTAGTCAAGGGAGATTTAAAATTGGTTTACTTTATACAAGATTTATACACCGAGTTCCAGTCAAGTATCATCCCTTTGTGTGGAATAGGATGAGTGTGCCAAAGCATCGATTTATTACTTGGCAAGCGGTGAATGATAAGTTGTTAACTCGAGATCACTTGCATAGGGTGCTCATGCATCTTCATTGCTTCCTCTGCCTGGTTTGTGATCTGGCTGAAGAAAACCATGACCATTTATTTTTTGATTGCTGTTTCTCTCAGCAGGTAGTGCAGCAAGTCAAAGATTGGATTGGATGCAATTTGCCTTTAAAATTCAGTGGCTGGTCCCGATGGATTGAAGATATGAGAAGAGATCTTAAGGCAACGATTGTGGCGACTGTATTCTCAGCAACAATTTATTACATTTGGTATAATCGTAATACTTGTTTTGTTAATAGTTACTCTCATAGAGTCAATTTTATAGTTGATATGATTAAAAAAGATATTAGCTATAGAATTAGGTGCTTTATACAAAAGAAAATGAAAGGAAATGAGAGGAACTTTGTAAGGAAAGTATTTTCTTTGTAATGTTGCTGGTGCCTTCTCAATGAGGGAGGTTGTGTTTGTAATATGGTTGTGATTAATAAAGATTttctttcttgataaaaaaaaaaacaaaatcatcAAACTCTAACTAAACTGTTATATGAATACACTTATAAGCTTACAGGAAAATCATTTTTTCGGTTACAAGACTATATACTCTCAGCAACAAATAACAAATACAGTTACAAATACTTTCAAAACAGTTTTCCTTGATCAAGACTAAAACCCAGTTTACAACTATTATAAATAAGAGGAAAAGCTTTACCAAAAAGGATTTTACATTTTTGAGAGCCAAAAAAGAAATCTGAAATCTTCAAGCAGTGGTGGTCCATTTCTCTCCTTCGATCCAAGGGTTCAGCTCAAGTGAGAAAGAGTGGAAAAACCAGAGAGTTTTGTTAGTGCATGTAATCAagagggaaagaaagaaaaaccaaGAAGAAAGAGAGTGAGATTCAAAGGTTTACCAGTTGATTGATTGTGACTTGGAAACCTCCATTGATGTTGTAAATCTGCTTCAAATAGTGCAAAGGAGAGCTTCTCTCTGAGGCGAGCTCAACGAGGACGCAACCCCTGATTTTGGGGGTGAACCTCGATAAATCTGGTGACTCTCTTCCTTCATTCCTTCTTTGATTTGTGTTTGTCAAATGCCCTAATTTTCTTGTGTTTGTGTTGTCTGTGATGTCGAAGGGTTTCTgagaaaacaagaaaacaaacatATAAATTTAATACTTTGTTTTGGTACTAGTTTACTGATACGTGTGTGAATGTGGACCGTGTATATGTGCTAGACAAATTACATATATAACCTGCTTTTGTTTTAACATATGTGTGAGTTGGTGTAGGGACAATAAAGTAATAAAACCTACATAAACCCACAatacaaaaaatcccaaaaaattcaAACTTACTAATCTAAATTACATTAAGAAcacaaaatcataaaaaataataaaaacattaaAGAATTCTCATATGGAAAATTCGAAGCCGTCATGCCACCACCTTCGAACCCAAACCAACCCCGTCATCGACCCTCCTACGCCTGCCCCACTATTGACTAGTCGTGCCTCGTTGTCTCAGCCACACCCAACCCACTTTCTCCTCGTCTCAATCTATACAAATTAGCCCACTTGCAAATCTACCCCGGCACAAGTATACCTTTTTAATGTCGAGCTCCAACCGAGCTACCTCATTCACTtgcaggaagaagaagaagaaaaagaagatggtgggaaaaaaatttcttcttttatttaaaaaaaaaaaagagttttaatttaatctttattttgtttgattttttttattcaaactaAAATCAATCAACAAGTCATTGACAATTGTCCCTGTTGCCATGCCATGAGATCCAAATTAACTCTGTTTGTGAGTGGTATTAACATAAACAGAGCATGGGTAGTTTtaccatataatttttttttggatatttaaGTGTAATAAACTCAAGAGCTTGGGGTAGCTTCACTACAAAATTTCCTTTATGAAATAAAGTGAAAAACTTACTATGGTTCATTATCAATATAGTGATGTCGGTGATATGGAGGAAAACTATTACGTTACCAATTAAGTTTCCCTTAAAATTAATGTGAAAAGACCTAATTGTTATGTCCATTCTTCTTGAACATGATAAATTCActataacataaatagatttAAGTCAGTTATGATACTAGTGTAAAACAATCAGAGTTTTCACAACAATTTTAAAGTGGCATGAAATATTTTTTGAAGATATTAATTTTTTTGcctaaatatataaattaatttgcTTTTAACAAATAATGATTTGAAAAGGAAAACAATACTACTactgttatccctcaaaaatcaagagatgacgtagcgaatgagaaagcggcacgtggccTCACAAGTCAggaaaaaacgacaaagtattgaaaaaaaacttatgagaaaaaaagataggtccaggacctatagggaaatcGGCCAGGCCTAAACCCTCGaggggtggttggcctggccctagcccctagaggttgtcggcctgaccccaacccctaggggtggtcatcctgacatgctcaagagccacatgggtggtcgccccaccctattcttcataggctggtcagcctaaactcccaaatacacttcacCGTTCAAGCTGAGATtgataggcctagcacccagaagatcaacacgCCTAGTGTAACATGTCgaccttgagggcatgttacaagctaggatggtgctTAGTCAGATGCACACACGAGGGTGTAGGCTGGTGAGCatgttgatgcctagtttgtatgacaatggcattttcgtaaacatcttcaatattgcccggaaatggacggaacttggtaggttccatattgaagggtcaatgaatgcaatggtatgatcggatttgggagattcagagaattggcgagctgagagccaaatatgtctcccaagcaaaaatcatatatgttcctggtagaaggctaaaagcttagAAGGcactttgtagggggagcacccgATGTCAGCTCTCCAgaaccccctggcgcaggtgtgtcaagtgagctactactagttgggaggactagtagggcgggcatatgaggaccacgaggggactcatatgtctccatgagtaggagtactcatggacattaccgggtcGTCCctgtagtgcgtcgaagtgtgctgctagaggtttatgggtacggttcccttggcttgctagGATGCCGCATGCATGGACCATGGCCCAAACCTTCAAGGGATATCATGGTGCACCATGGCCATGAGTCTCGACACGAGATGGTGCAAGAAGTCATTCATGGGACTTGCGAGCATACAGGAATCGACGATTATGCAATTCTTGAGAAGGACAGAGAtctagtgtgtgctactagtcagGCAactagtctcgagggcctgccaacatgcgtgaaggcatggtgccttgaggattggaccatggacataTGGGAGTcattggtctgtgacgtgagctaatcggatagtatcaaatggggcatgatgagaggtgttggcacgtcaacttggtgttggctcttagccacacatgctaccttggcttgtGGATGTTTGGGTGAGCatggtgttgggatttgccttgccatagtgagaacctatggacagtgtgcgTGTCTTTGCTAGATAGCGttgatgcatggttgcactcatagatgcttgagagcatgacttagcgagagttgttcgagagacggaaggctattatcatttatttgtacctgcttgcatgtatgatgaaggctattattgctaggcatgcatattatgatttgatgacatgttattactgttcatgatcTCGTGGTCGAGGGCTGAGAAGGATATGTTAACTTAAAACTGCCATGTATTTCCCACATGTAGATCAATCtggccacgtcatcaggtagtccactcttgggtaaacatttgccccccaagtttattttactacgaccagtataaagtaaacttaaacaaTCAACCCTTCAAGTGACCCTTCGTGTGACCTGTCAGATCTGTCAGCGCCATCAATGCCTATTagaaaaaaggcaaccaatcatgtcattacagtttcccaaaaagcgATTTGACGGCTATCATACTTTTCCATGCCTCGAAATACCATCTCCTATCATTACCTTATTAACCGTGCCTCGACCACTATAAATAACTCTCaaattcactttttactttttactttcctTCTgccctcaagaacactgaagaatgAAGCAGAAACTGAAGAACTAAATACGAAGAACCTAGAAAACTCAGACGACTTTGGTGATTCGTGGAGTCTTTGTTTAGCCACTCGAATTAACGCCCGTATTTCCCCTTCAACTTTCTATTTAAATATGTCCCTTGAGCTTCTTTTTctctgagatgccatgcaatagttatattttgagttttcTGGTGTGTTTTGAATTCTGAGTTCCCGAATGTTCTGGAAAAAATGATTGGGGTAATCGGGTTAGTGGGTATTAACATGATAGGATAAGGGAAAAACACTACTCGGAAAAAACTAGGGTTTTCCCTCCCTTTTGCAGAGTTGAAAAGTTTTCTTcaaaaaacttttcatttttgctttttaatctgttttccaaactgttcgcatattatttagtgtttacgttagaatgttgctggtcgtataaaagcttaacttttatacacgagcagcgttatCCCAACGCTTCCACTTCTTTAGTCTATTGGCCATAGATTCTCATCtgcccttctctgttcgcagattttcatgcacgacccatGGGGAGATGAGAGGTCGATTGACGAAAACTTGCTCGCACTACTGCTCGAAGATCCAGAACAGTCGTCGCTGCAATTCTCGGAAATTTCCTTTTCTCAACACAACCTCACAAACAGATCAGCGAGCATCCCAACAAATATGGGTCACGTGAAGTCCATCgcttaaataaaaaagaatacaaCCAATCCTCCTACTACTCAGCTTGCTCCTTGGGCTGAAACTCCTCTGGCCAACCCTTAACCTGAAAACACTTCCTTGCCAGAAATTAAAACCAAAGCCCACCCCCGcgacgtccttcgaccagaggtcgaatggtacgtagCACCTCCTAGTATTATTAtagctaggatggtagggaattatctcaagaagtatggccTTCCTAGGATAACCCTCATCAAGCCCACGATCGACCAGCGAGCAAACCTGCCTGGGGGTGCCTTCAGCCTTTGGTcaaggtatcacattgaggcaaggGAAATCTTGCCTCTGCATCTGTTCTTCCAAGGGGTGGGcaactatttcgaggtcgctcccttccaaatcaccccaaaagGAAATAGAGTGCTTTATGCTCTCTATATCCTTTGCAATCATAAGCAGTGACCCGTTCCTACGCCACGTGAGATCAATTACTTATTTgctctcaaatctaaccccaaccacaacaacacggggttcttccatttttaccatcaggaatctgctcgcaccttcctgggtgacattacccacaagtccaacgtggggaagtacttcttggagtactttttaacactaGACCTAGTCGCCCACAACCTTTCCTTCACTAAAGGAGGTAAGTCATTTACTTAATGTTCGTTTGTTTTCTATTAGCTTTCCTATTCACATTTTAGAACTTCGGTgtcattcaggtccatggcatcgaccagtCCCCACTCCAGATATGGAGATACGAGCAGCaaccctggccagcatgacaaatattgaaaaaaatttcaaagaGCTGATCACAAAGAATAACGTAAGGGTGGTCGGTCTTCTTTCACCTCACTAGGATATGAAGGAATTGACAGCGGGAAGTGCAATTGGGGGAGAAATTCCTGAGCAGAACCAGGATGTGTCAAAACCCCCGAGGAGGAGGGATatgggagtgaccatcagggaaccctctagTACTCCGCGAGCAGCTGCTGCCCCTGCTCAACAGGGAAAAGGCAAGCAAAAGCTTTCTGAACACCCCAAGCCTATACTTGAGtcctcggatgagaacggtactaacTTTTCACTTTTAGACAGTTtaccattccctgtcatttatttgacggggacggcaactttaaatacatgactagtttagattcagacttcttcatggcagagagtgagtgtagtagtagtagtacaatagataatgtaacgaccagtagttgtagcttgggtattttacttataatttcttttctctccATTTCCTCATCTTTTTTGTATGACAACTTGCCCTGACTGATtgtatgtttcttttttttttgtagacaTGCCTGTCAAGAAGGCATTCAATTTATACACCAACCCAACTACCACAATTCTTGCGAGTAGGAAGAAATTGAACTGGCGCCAGCTAGGAGAAGGCTGTAGTGACCTATTCGCAAAGAGGGCTCGGAAAAAGGACCCTCCTGCACCAACTCCTTCCAAAGAGACAACTCCCCCTCCAGGCCCTGCCAACCAGACTCCTCTAGCTCCCACCGACCAGAATCTCCCAACTCCTGGCAACCCAAGTCCTACTGCTCAGCCAAATAAAACTCTGGTCGAGGCGATCCTGAACTTCGCATGCGCTTCGGTCAGTGACAGGCTGAAGAAACTGTCCAGACACTGGCGTAGTTTGGAATCCTTCAGCAACGCTCCTACCATGTCAGTTGACCAGCTCCTTAGCTGCGCGTTGAACGAACTACTCACTGTAAGCCGTTGCTTTCATTGTGGTTTGATTGCTTATCTCTTTGATTGATACTAAcagcctttttatttttattttctgatcGCAGGGGATTCTGATCATGGGTACCAGTTGGTGCCGCTTCGAGGAGGTGGTCGCCAAGCATTCTGAAGAGGTCAAGGTGGCTGAGGAAAGGCTCATCGAGCAGCACAAGGTGGTCGAGGCTAAGCATGCTGAAGATTTGCAAGCAACTGAGGCTAAGAtcaccaagctcgaggaggaactTAAGAAGAAGGAGGACTTCGTGGTCAAAATTTCTTCCTCCAATGAGAGGTATAAGGGAGCCTCACTGATAAACTACCGAGAAACCAAAAAACTTCAATCAGAGTTGGAAATCAGTCGCAAAGAGGTTGTTGACCTTGAGGAGACCAACGCCCGCAACTTGGAGAAGTACGAAGGAGCGGCGTTCCAGTGCTTCTATATGTTCTGGAAGAGCAATCCCAAGGCGGACTTTACCTACTTACCAGACCCTATAAGGGAGGCTGAGTTGGCGAAGTGTGTTGCTCGACTGGAAGAGGAGGAGAGGGCTCAGGGATCCCGTGAGATATCTTTGGCAACAGGCATTAAGAGTGTCAACGAAGATGCTGGGACCACCGTCGACCAACAGCCATAAGAGCCTCAGGATCCTTCTGCTGCTTTATAAATTTttacttatatttattttaacttgTAACTTGGGACACACGAACCtcggttcgtgatgtcaagacaatttattttt
It encodes the following:
- the LOC133800206 gene encoding uncharacterized protein LOC133800206 — protein: MDILVTFVYGLNTMDERLEMWRGLSCIHVLNKPWLIVGDFNAMFNFDDRAGGRTISAVEILDSNAWLAHSQLASLKRIGSNFTWSNKQDGGDRVYSKIDHVFINEDWIDALPYSIADFQWDAHLDHCYCLIKTLKLGNLGIKPFRFFNFWITHRGFKEVVLDSWNKPMVMRGLLGVTKKLLWVKHILKAFNREEIGDVEQGYHQAKDIAAQKAEKIATVRYQDHSARYISFLIQRSKITWLQKGDDNNSYFHTCIKKIREENCIVSFLNEQGVVIDDYNEVVHHFLDHFRGYMGSSSSANGSFNSQCIELGHFLDIEMQLSLTKEFRKSDVKKALFSIPSTKSPGLDGYGYEFYKGMWQNIGDDISEAILEFFHYGQLLAKLNETALALVPKTEMPSRAVDYRPIACCNTLYKCI